A region from the Triticum urartu cultivar G1812 chromosome 1, Tu2.1, whole genome shotgun sequence genome encodes:
- the LOC125527968 gene encoding beta-1,3-galactosyltransferase pvg3-like — MSSLYKQLGLGAAGSPLTASHLLMLVLGAGFLAFTVFVVHPNDFRLQSFFSGGCPGSPPHDAVLLPVKHADATTPAKAPVEHPGVRVLIGIQTMPGKYERRHLLRTVYALQLQEHPALAGAVDVRFVFCNVTSAVDAVLVALEIMRYGDIIVLNCAENMDGGKTYDFFATAARAFPDGAYDYVMKADDDTYLRLPALAAWMAGAAREDAYLGLQMPCDRENFYPFPPFMSGMGYALSWDLVRWVARSEVSRRDRVGPEDMWTGRWLNVAGKAKNRYDGAPRMYNYLGSSPANCFRHGFRPDTIAVHMLKDAGRWAETLAYFNATAALPPSGLYHLP, encoded by the coding sequence ATGTCCTCCCTGTACAAGCAGCTGGGCCTGGGCGCCGCCGGCTCGCCGCTCACGGCCTCCCACCTCCTCATGCTCGTCCTCGGCGCCGGCTTCCTCGCCTTCACCGTCTTCGTCGTCCACCCCAACGACTTCCGCCTCCAGTCCTTCTTCTCCGGCGGCTGCCCCGGCTCCCCGCCCCACGACGCCGTCCTCTTGCCGGTCAAGCACGCCGACGCCACCACGCCGGCCAAGGCGCCGGTCGAGCACCCCGGCGTGCGCGTGCTGATCGGCATCCAGACGATGCCGGGCAAGTACGAGCGGCGGCACCTGCTGCGGACCGTCTACGCGCTGCAGCTGCAGGAGCACCCCGCCCTCGCCGGCGCCGTGGACGTGCGCTTCGTCTTCTGCAACGTCACCTCCGCCGTCGACGCCGTGCTGGTGGCCCTGGAGATCATGCGCTACGGCGACATCATCGTGCTGAACTGCGCCGAGAACATGGACGGCGGCAAGACGTACGACTTCTTCGCCACCGCCGCGCGCGCCTTCCCCGACGGCGCCTACGACTACGTGATGAAGGCCGACGACGACACGTACCTGCGGCTCCCGGCGCTGGCGGCGTGGATGGCCGGCGCGGCGCGGGAGGACGCGTACCTGGGCCTACAGATGCCCTGCGACCGCGAGAACTTCTACCCGTTCCCGCCCTTCATGTCCGGCATGGGGTACGCGCTGTCGTGGGACCTGGTGCGCTGGGTGGCGCGGTCGGAGGTCAGCCGCCGCGACCGCGTCGGGCCGGAGGACATGTGGACGGGGCGGTGGCTCAACGTCGCCGGCAAGGCCAAGAACCGGTACGACGGCGCCCCCAGGATGTACAACTACCTGGGGAGCTCCCCGGCCAACTGCTTCCGGCACGGCTTCCGCCCGGACACCATCGCCGTGCACATGCTCAAGGACGCCGGCCGGTGGGCGGAGACGCTCGCCTATTTCAACGCCACCGCCGCGCTGCCGCCGTCCGGCCTCTACCACCTGCCTTGA